The following proteins are encoded in a genomic region of Candidatus Cloacimonadota bacterium:
- a CDS encoding calcium-binding protein, producing MHAIEPIFADYVGLIVRVTRVSDKKRFKLPLADLKVIDRKSPNYQIVDDYSVWFGNY from the coding sequence GTGCATGCTATTGAACCAATATTTGCTGATTATGTTGGCTTGATTGTGAGAGTAACTCGAGTTTCAGATAAGAAAAGATTTAAACTTCCGCTGGCCGATCTAAAAGTTATTGATAGGAAATCCCCAAATTATCAGATAGTAGATGATTATTCTGTCTGGTTCGGTAATTATTAG